From Equus quagga isolate Etosha38 chromosome 3, UCLA_HA_Equagga_1.0, whole genome shotgun sequence, one genomic window encodes:
- the LOC124236833 gene encoding translation initiation factor IF-2-like → MGPKATQPRAAASGEGPGEPRRRPFGFKNPASPVPPACPTLASAVAAQRPLAPACALRPPFTGKRKTAAGREGSAPSPSSPEARGSPTRWDLQEGAGHHVPRTRLGAARRPRPVPRRHKTGPPRRQTRLQLESPARCPSPYTPPSPRPGRKVDLGPGAGALLRVPLGLSKVWCKGRGSATGSLLVPPPTSSFCLPLRSRDSNPGAQLHLSQTKSKTVQAGTDQGIVKARLVGPSLVGERRKGPLCREDCGKKEAEGEGKEERDAKQGGSDGVWRSVVDVKTRASAAADGRQRRSESVQNVEQFSCGAKKPFPTLPSPGLFQAARLARGSWHLPGLEQSAGPALWLRETLTADGQTAQQFLPSRDARPGHWQLRTPGQAAGAPGPLGQPHSDRLPARPPAPPSPPRWGAQPERTAGPAPALPRTSPIPQTTRELPKSAPRLLILQPPRLCCVWPQLAPGAAPSSNYAPSAGAMCTRRAPKVQPSPAEPFTPPLPATPSAPHSMLLSPHLPRSSSRAPHQRLQRCPAKPRARNENTH, encoded by the exons ATGGGCCCGAAAGCGACACAGCCGCGGGCAGCTGCTAGCGGAGAAGGCCCGGGCGAGCCGAGACGGCGCCCCTTCGGCTTTAAGAACCCCGCATCCCCGGTGCCCCCCGCTTGCCCGACGCTCGCCTCTGCCGTGGCTGCCCAGCGCCCACTAGCGCCTGCCTGCGCCCTTCGCCCCCCTTTCACGGGGAAGCGGAAAACTGCggcaggcagggaaggaagcGCCCCAAGTCCGAG CTCCCCGGAGGCCAGAGGGAGTCCCACCCGCTGGGATCTGCAGGAAGGCGCTGGCCACCACGTCCCCAGAACGCGTCTCGGCGCTGCGCGCCGCCCACGGCCGGTCCCCAGGAGGCACAAAACGGGCCCGCCTCGGCGCCAGACGCGTTTGCAGCTGGAAAGCCCGGCCCGATGCCCCTCCCCCTACACCCCTCCCAGCCCGCGCCCCGGGAGGAAAGTGGACCTGGGGCCAGGAGCCGGGGCTCTGCTTCGGGTCCCTCTTGGTCTGTCTAAAGTCTGGTGCAAGGGCCGAGGGTCAGCTACGGGCTCCCTCCTGgtgcctccccccacctcctctttctgCCTTCCCCTTCGCTCTCGGGACTCCAATCCTGGAGCCCAGCTACACTTGAGTCAAACCAAAAGCAAGACTGTGCAAGCAGGGACTGACCAGGGCATCGTCAAAGCGAGGCTTGTCGGGCCCTCGCTTGTCGGGGAGCGGAGGAAGGGCCCCCTGTGTCGTGAGGATTGTGGAAAGAAGGAAGCCGAGggtgaaggaaaagaggaaagggacgCAAAACAGGGCGGGTCAGACGGGGTTTGGAGGAGTGTGGTGGACGTAAAAACCCGAGCCAGCGCGGCAGCGGATGGG CGACAGAGGCGAAGCGAGTCGGTCCAAAATGTTGAGCAATTCAGCTGCGGAGCCAAAAAGCCATTTCCCACACTGCCCAGCCCCGGGCTTTTCCAGGCAGCTCGGCTGGCGCGGGGCAGTTGGCACCTG CCAGGGCTGGAGCAAAGTGCAGGACCGGCGCTCTGGTTGCGGGAGACACTGACAGCGGACGGACAGACAGCCCAGCAATTCCTTCCCAGCAGAGACGCGAGGCCAGGCCACTGGCAGCTCCGCACACCTGGCCAGGCGGCCGGGGCTCCTGGCCCCCTCGGGCAGCCGCACTCGG ACCGCCTgcctgcccgcccgcccgcgccgccGTCGCCCCCGCGCTGGGGCGCGCAACCCGAGCGCACTGCGGGGCCGGCGCCCGCTCTCCCTCGCACTTCCCCGATCCCACAAACCACTAGGGAGCTCCCCAAGTCCGCGCCGCGTCTGCTTATCTTGCAGCCGCCACGGTTGTGCTGCGTCTGGCCCCAGCTCGCACCCGGCGCAGCGCCGTCCAGTAATTACGCGCCCTCGGCCGGCGCCATGTGCACCCGGCGGGCACCCAAGGTCCAGCCGTCTCCAGCCGAGCCTTTCACGCCTCCTCTCCCCGCAACCCCCTCCGCGCCCCACTCGatgctcctctctccccacctcccccggTCCTCCAGCCGCGCTCCACACCAGCGGCTGCAGCGCTGTCCCGCCAAACCGCGGGCGAGGAATGAAAATACTCATTAA